A window from Cryobacterium sp. SO1 encodes these proteins:
- a CDS encoding flagellar biosynthesis protein FlhA translates to MNSTLAKLAVPIGVVGIILLLVVPIPAGLLDVLIIVNILLALVTLLTTMFVKKPLDFSVFPSLLLVATLFRLGLNVASTRLVLGDGYAGQVIASFGHVAVGGSIIIGAVIFLILVVIQFVVVTKGAERVAEVGARFTLDAMPGKQMAIDADLNAGLITDVQAKDRRAEVSAEADFYGAMDGASKFVKGDAIAGLIIIIINLIGGIAIGMLQRGMEVGDALNTYALLTIGDGLVTQIPALLMAVSTGMIVTRSNAESDIGATASAQLTQSRTALMIAGAAAILMALIPGMPIIPFIIVGAGLIVISQRIKGNEAKAKAGAAAAAAVEGLAPRTDTAEDLMEQMRVHALEIQLAPDLVDLVSGASDDLLARVRALRRKIAIDLGMVVPPVRTRDNIDLPPSTYAIRIAGVEAGRGIAPAGKVLALGDNLESLPGTATIEPVFGLAGKWVPGEMRPRAEMAGATVIDRVSVLVTHLSSIITGNAARLLSREDVRVLTDGVRQVSPSAVDDLIPGLLSLAEVQRVLQGLLAEQIPINDLPRIYEALSVRAKVSVDAEGLVEAARQALGPALTALYLDGALLRVIMIEPGLEQSMLEGMRPSDAGSQILLDPVRVDAILGSLRSTIAAVEASGRTAVLVCAPALRPAIHRLVSAQAGGLPVLSYEEVTSARVAIETVGVVRANETLAA, encoded by the coding sequence GTGAACAGCACGCTCGCAAAACTCGCCGTTCCGATCGGAGTGGTCGGCATCATCCTGCTGCTGGTGGTGCCGATTCCCGCCGGGCTGCTCGATGTGCTCATCATCGTGAACATCCTGCTGGCCCTGGTGACCCTGCTCACTACGATGTTCGTCAAGAAGCCGCTGGACTTCTCGGTGTTCCCGTCGCTGTTGCTCGTGGCCACCCTGTTCAGGCTCGGCCTGAACGTCGCGTCCACCCGGCTGGTGCTCGGCGACGGGTACGCCGGCCAGGTGATCGCCTCGTTCGGCCACGTCGCCGTCGGCGGGTCGATCATCATCGGCGCCGTGATCTTCCTGATCCTGGTGGTCATCCAGTTCGTCGTCGTCACCAAGGGCGCCGAACGTGTTGCCGAGGTGGGCGCCAGATTCACCCTCGACGCCATGCCGGGCAAGCAGATGGCCATCGACGCCGACCTGAACGCCGGCCTGATCACCGACGTGCAGGCCAAGGACCGTCGTGCGGAAGTCTCCGCTGAGGCCGACTTCTACGGGGCCATGGACGGCGCCTCCAAATTCGTCAAGGGTGACGCCATCGCCGGCCTGATCATCATCATCATCAACCTGATCGGCGGCATCGCCATCGGCATGCTGCAGCGCGGCATGGAGGTCGGCGACGCGCTGAACACCTACGCCCTGCTCACGATCGGCGACGGCCTGGTCACCCAGATTCCCGCCCTGCTGATGGCCGTCTCCACCGGCATGATCGTCACCCGCTCCAACGCCGAGTCCGACATCGGCGCCACAGCGTCGGCCCAGCTCACCCAGTCCCGCACCGCGCTGATGATCGCCGGCGCCGCCGCGATCCTGATGGCGCTCATCCCCGGCATGCCGATCATCCCGTTCATCATCGTCGGCGCTGGACTGATCGTCATCTCCCAGCGGATCAAGGGCAACGAGGCCAAGGCCAAGGCCGGCGCCGCCGCGGCCGCGGCCGTGGAAGGGCTGGCGCCCCGGACGGACACGGCCGAGGACCTCATGGAGCAGATGCGCGTGCATGCCCTCGAGATCCAGCTCGCCCCCGACCTCGTGGACCTCGTGTCCGGGGCCTCCGACGACCTGCTCGCCCGGGTGCGGGCACTCCGCCGCAAAATCGCGATCGACCTGGGAATGGTCGTGCCGCCGGTGCGCACCAGGGACAACATCGACCTACCGCCGTCCACCTACGCCATCCGCATCGCCGGGGTCGAGGCCGGGCGCGGCATCGCCCCGGCCGGCAAGGTGCTCGCGCTCGGCGACAACCTGGAGTCGCTGCCGGGCACGGCGACCATCGAACCGGTCTTCGGTCTGGCCGGCAAATGGGTGCCGGGCGAGATGCGGCCACGGGCGGAGATGGCCGGCGCCACGGTGATCGACCGGGTCTCGGTGCTCGTGACGCACCTGTCGTCGATCATCACCGGCAACGCCGCGCGCCTGCTCAGCCGTGAAGACGTGCGGGTGCTCACGGATGGCGTCCGCCAGGTCAGCCCGTCGGCCGTGGACGACCTCATCCCCGGCCTGCTCTCCCTGGCCGAGGTTCAGCGGGTGCTGCAGGGGCTGCTCGCCGAGCAGATCCCGATCAACGACCTGCCGCGCATCTACGAGGCCCTGTCGGTGCGTGCGAAGGTGTCCGTCGATGCGGAAGGCCTCGTCGAGGCAGCCCGGCAGGCGCTCGGGCCCGCGCTCACAGCGTTATACCTGGACGGCGCGCTCCTTCGGGTCATCATGATCGAGCCCGGCCTCGAGCAGTCGATGCTCGAGGGCATGCGGCCGAGCGACGCGGGCAGCCAGATCCTGCTCGACCCTGTCCGGGTCGACGCCATCCTCGGCTCCCTGCGCAGCACCATCGCCGCCGTCGAGGCCAGCGGCCGCACGGCCGTGCTGGTCTGCGCTCCGGCGCTCCGGCCGGCCATCCACCGTCTGGTGTCGGCGCAGGCCGGTGGCCTGCCGGTGTTGTCCTACGAAGAGGTCACCTCCGCCAGGGTCGCCATCGAAACGGTGGGGGTGGTCCGTGCAAACGAAACGCTTGCGGCTTGA
- the csrA gene encoding carbon storage regulator CsrA, protein MLVLTRKQGEKILIGDDIVITVLEVRGDSIRLGVDAPRGISIQRAEILKAVTEANLEANLAADRDDQVAADQLRSSLGL, encoded by the coding sequence ATGCTGGTTCTCACGCGCAAACAGGGGGAAAAGATCCTCATCGGTGACGACATCGTCATCACGGTGCTCGAGGTCCGCGGCGACAGCATCCGCCTGGGTGTCGACGCCCCGCGGGGAATCTCCATCCAGCGTGCCGAGATCCTCAAGGCCGTCACCGAGGCCAACCTCGAGGCCAACCTCGCCGCGGACCGGGACGACCAGGTCGCGGCCGACCAGCTCAGATCGAGCCTAGGCCTCTAG
- the fliQ gene encoding flagellar biosynthesis protein FliQ, protein MDPNAVLDIGLQAIVVSAKLSAPILITALVVGFAISLVQSITQIQEVTLSFVPKAIAVCIAMLICGHWMISEIVSFTTNLFDKIPGLIGGG, encoded by the coding sequence ATGGACCCCAACGCCGTCCTGGACATCGGCCTGCAGGCCATCGTCGTGTCCGCCAAGCTCTCGGCACCCATCCTGATCACCGCCCTGGTGGTCGGCTTCGCCATCTCCCTGGTGCAGTCGATCACCCAGATCCAGGAGGTGACGCTCTCCTTCGTGCCCAAGGCCATCGCGGTCTGTATCGCCATGCTCATCTGCGGGCACTGGATGATCTCCGAGATCGTCTCGTTCACCACCAACCTGTTCGATAAGATTCCCGGCCTGATCGGCGGCGGCTAG
- a CDS encoding motility protein A, which translates to MDPATLIGIVLAFGALFAMITIEGSHVTAILLPAPMVLVFGATIAVGIAGGTLRDTVKAVKALPGAFLGKTTPPQKLIDQVVGLAEKARSSGLLALEQEADKINDPFLRGALQNIADGTDGDELRILLEDEIATRTKESRNAAKFFTTLGGYAPTVGIIGTVISLTHVLENLDTPSTLGPMIAAAFVATLWGLLSANFLWLPIGSRLKRLSDIEAERMTLLMEGALAVQAGSQPRLLGERLQAMVPAASGKSAKGSKGGKAQKPSSEKPLKKAA; encoded by the coding sequence ATGGACCCCGCAACCCTGATCGGCATCGTTCTCGCCTTCGGCGCTCTCTTTGCAATGATCACCATCGAGGGCTCGCACGTCACCGCGATCCTGCTACCCGCCCCGATGGTTCTGGTCTTCGGCGCCACCATCGCCGTCGGAATCGCCGGCGGCACCCTGCGCGACACCGTCAAGGCCGTCAAGGCCCTGCCCGGTGCGTTCCTGGGCAAGACCACCCCGCCCCAGAAGCTCATCGACCAGGTGGTGGGTCTGGCCGAGAAGGCCCGCAGCTCGGGGCTGCTCGCCCTCGAGCAAGAGGCCGACAAGATCAACGACCCGTTCCTGCGCGGCGCACTGCAGAACATCGCCGACGGCACCGACGGTGATGAGCTGCGCATCCTGCTGGAAGACGAGATCGCCACCCGCACCAAGGAGAGCCGCAACGCGGCCAAGTTCTTCACCACACTGGGCGGCTACGCCCCCACGGTGGGCATCATCGGCACCGTGATCTCGCTCACGCACGTCCTCGAGAACCTGGACACCCCATCCACCCTCGGGCCCATGATCGCCGCCGCGTTCGTCGCAACTCTCTGGGGGCTCCTGTCCGCGAACTTCCTCTGGCTCCCCATCGGCAGCCGGCTGAAGCGACTCTCCGACATCGAAGCCGAACGGATGACGCTGCTCATGGAGGGCGCTCTGGCCGTGCAGGCCGGCAGCCAGCCCCGGCTGCTCGGCGAGCGCCTGCAGGCCATGGTGCCGGCGGCATCCGGTAAATCGGCGAAGGGGTCAAAGGGCGGCAAGGCCCAGAAGCCCTCGTCCGAGAAGCCCCTCAAGAAGGCCGCGTGA
- a CDS encoding flagellar biosynthetic protein FliR, giving the protein MNITLDFAWLEAVMLAGVRMIAFLVVAPPFSFNAFPLRIKGMLALGLALAVAPRVVPGYASPDTGGFIVALLLEIVVGGVLGFLVLVVFSAIQSAGNLIDLFGGFQLAQGFDPQSMVNGAQFTRLYQMTALALLFASGGYQLILGGLTRSFAALPVGGGIDLAVPMQTVTAAVGQMLLASVQIAGPLIVVLFLADAGLGLLTRVAPALNAFALGFPLKILITLTLGAAGFMALPGIVASLTDDAVSSMWGVR; this is encoded by the coding sequence GTGAACATCACCCTGGACTTCGCCTGGCTGGAGGCGGTGATGCTGGCCGGGGTGCGCATGATCGCGTTCCTCGTCGTGGCGCCGCCGTTCTCCTTCAACGCGTTCCCGCTGCGCATCAAGGGCATGCTCGCGCTCGGCCTGGCGCTGGCCGTGGCGCCCAGGGTGGTGCCCGGCTACGCCTCGCCGGACACCGGGGGGTTCATCGTGGCGCTGCTGTTGGAGATCGTGGTGGGCGGCGTGCTGGGTTTCCTGGTCCTCGTCGTGTTCTCCGCCATCCAATCGGCCGGCAACCTGATCGACCTGTTCGGCGGCTTCCAGCTCGCCCAGGGCTTCGACCCGCAGTCGATGGTCAACGGCGCCCAGTTCACCCGGCTCTACCAGATGACCGCGCTGGCCCTGCTGTTCGCCTCCGGCGGCTACCAGCTGATCCTGGGCGGCCTGACCCGCTCGTTCGCCGCGCTGCCGGTCGGCGGCGGCATCGACCTCGCCGTGCCGATGCAGACGGTCACCGCCGCGGTCGGCCAGATGTTGCTGGCCTCGGTGCAGATCGCCGGACCGCTGATCGTGGTGCTGTTCCTCGCCGACGCCGGCTTGGGCCTGCTCACCAGGGTGGCCCCGGCGCTGAACGCGTTCGCGCTCGGTTTCCCGCTCAAGATCCTGATCACCCTCACCCTCGGCGCCGCCGGGTTCATGGCCCTGCCCGGCATCGTCGCCTCGCTCACCGACGACGCGGTGTCGAGCATGTGGGGGGTGCGCTGA
- the fliP gene encoding flagellar type III secretion system pore protein FliP (The bacterial flagellar biogenesis protein FliP forms a type III secretion system (T3SS)-type pore required for flagellar assembly.) — MAALVAVIVVALILLVASTSHAAPLAPTEPIVPIVPIDPAVPTPAATPGTGLTVEINGPNGAPSSAIVTLIGITLLSVAPALLLMMTSFTKIFVVLAMTRNALALPSIPPNQVLAGLALFLSLFIMAPVLTDINTEALQPYLNGSMTFDDAVTTGSEPLRTFMLAHTRQEDLALMVRASDQPNPANPAAVSLVTLIPAFMISELRAAFIIGFVIFIPFLVIDLVVSAALMSMGMMMLPPVMISLPFKILLFILVDGWGLIITTLVNSYRGG, encoded by the coding sequence ATGGCGGCTCTTGTGGCCGTCATCGTGGTGGCCCTGATCCTGCTCGTGGCCTCAACCAGCCACGCGGCGCCGCTCGCCCCTACCGAGCCGATAGTGCCGATCGTGCCCATCGACCCTGCCGTCCCCACCCCGGCCGCCACCCCGGGAACGGGCCTCACCGTGGAGATCAACGGGCCGAACGGCGCGCCGTCTTCGGCCATCGTGACCCTGATCGGCATCACCCTGCTGTCGGTGGCGCCGGCGCTGCTGCTGATGATGACGTCGTTCACCAAGATCTTCGTGGTGCTCGCCATGACCCGCAACGCCCTCGCGCTGCCGTCGATCCCGCCCAACCAGGTGCTCGCGGGCCTGGCCCTGTTCCTGTCGCTGTTCATCATGGCTCCAGTGCTCACCGACATCAACACCGAGGCGTTGCAGCCCTACCTCAACGGCTCGATGACCTTCGACGATGCGGTGACGACGGGCTCGGAGCCGTTGCGCACCTTCATGCTCGCGCACACCAGGCAGGAAGACCTGGCCCTGATGGTGCGGGCGTCCGACCAGCCCAACCCGGCCAACCCCGCCGCGGTGTCGCTCGTCACCCTCATCCCGGCGTTCATGATCTCCGAACTGCGGGCCGCGTTCATCATCGGCTTCGTGATCTTCATCCCGTTCCTGGTCATCGACCTGGTGGTGTCGGCGGCGCTGATGTCGATGGGCATGATGATGCTGCCGCCGGTGATGATCTCGCTGCCGTTCAAGATCCTGCTCTTCATCCTCGTCGACGGCTGGGGCCTGATCATCACCACCCTGGTCAACAGTTACCGGGGTGGCTGA
- a CDS encoding flagellar biosynthesis protein FlhB: protein MSDAGERTEQATEKRMREVRSKGQLARSQDLTAWVGIGAAAVMMPMTIEAGAAAGRSQLLDIRNVAENPNPERALQLLAEGLGTMGGVLTPMLVVVCVAVLAGSILQGGVHIKKVAGKYEQFNPVTGLARTFGTQALWQGVKALLKTIVVGVVLTSVIQGLTPVLMTAGGLPVMVLIGAAGDGTAALVQSAVIAGLVLAAADVMVVMRRNRKRTRMTKKEVTDEHKSSEGDPLIRSQRRARQLAMSRNRMIAAVATADVVLINPTHFAIALRYEPGKSAPRVVAKGAGVIAARIREQAETDTVPIVKDIPLTRALHSACELGQEIPVELYNAVARVLAFVLALKTRGSRSGVHTMTHTTRPHFTHPAEAI from the coding sequence ATGAGCGACGCGGGTGAACGCACCGAACAAGCCACAGAGAAGCGGATGCGGGAGGTCCGGTCCAAGGGTCAGCTGGCCAGGTCGCAGGACCTCACCGCGTGGGTCGGCATCGGCGCCGCCGCGGTGATGATGCCGATGACCATCGAGGCCGGTGCGGCCGCCGGGCGGTCGCAGCTGTTGGACATCCGTAACGTGGCCGAGAACCCGAACCCGGAGCGGGCGCTGCAGCTGCTCGCCGAGGGGCTGGGCACCATGGGCGGCGTCCTCACTCCCATGCTCGTCGTGGTCTGCGTGGCGGTGCTGGCGGGATCGATCCTGCAGGGCGGCGTGCACATCAAGAAGGTCGCCGGCAAGTACGAGCAGTTCAACCCGGTCACCGGGCTCGCACGCACCTTCGGCACCCAGGCGCTCTGGCAGGGGGTAAAGGCTCTGCTGAAGACCATCGTTGTCGGCGTGGTGCTCACCTCGGTGATCCAGGGCCTGACGCCGGTGCTGATGACCGCGGGCGGTCTGCCGGTGATGGTCCTGATCGGCGCGGCCGGCGACGGCACCGCCGCGCTGGTGCAATCGGCCGTGATCGCCGGCCTGGTGCTGGCCGCCGCCGATGTGATGGTGGTGATGCGGCGGAACCGCAAGCGCACGAGGATGACCAAGAAGGAGGTCACCGACGAGCACAAGAGCTCAGAGGGTGACCCGCTGATCCGCTCCCAACGCCGGGCCCGCCAGCTGGCGATGAGCCGCAACCGCATGATCGCCGCCGTCGCCACCGCCGACGTGGTGCTGATCAACCCCACCCACTTCGCCATCGCCCTCCGGTACGAACCGGGCAAGTCAGCCCCGAGGGTCGTCGCCAAGGGGGCCGGGGTGATCGCCGCCCGCATCCGCGAGCAGGCCGAGACCGACACCGTGCCCATCGTCAAGGACATCCCGCTGACCCGGGCCCTGCACAGCGCCTGCGAGCTCGGCCAGGAGATCCCGGTGGAGCTCTACAACGCCGTTGCCCGGGTGCTGGCCTTTGTGCTCGCCCTGAAGACCCGCGGTTCACGCTCCGGCGTGCACACCATGACCCACACCACTCGCCCTCATTTCACCCACCCGGCGGAGGCCATCTAA
- a CDS encoding flagellar motor protein MotB gives MSGRGRGRGRGLEEEHEEHVDERWMASYMDMVTVLMCMFIVLFAMSTVDQAKFVQLKNSLATGFGAVDVGKIDTAEGVVVPADLVDTPAVNQDVGLSDLDLAIAEVDDLTAVQEAMQTALTAVGLDALVEYAIDERGLSVGLVGSETFFEPNVATLSSQAVSVLDIIGPVLAGSQREVSVEGHADRHGVTINYPTDWELSSARATQVLRHLVERTGVAQERIGAIGYGSARPVDTGDDLAAMARNRRVDVVLLSNQPDSVRALIPSVLDGTAVPDESAPTDSTAVHTNPKDSEAKDSTPATGGDTSAVTSGH, from the coding sequence GTGAGCGGACGCGGCCGGGGCCGGGGCCGGGGGCTCGAGGAGGAACACGAGGAGCACGTCGACGAGCGCTGGATGGCCTCGTACATGGACATGGTCACCGTGCTGATGTGCATGTTCATCGTGCTGTTCGCCATGTCCACCGTGGACCAGGCCAAGTTCGTACAGCTGAAGAACTCCTTGGCGACGGGCTTCGGCGCGGTGGACGTGGGCAAGATCGACACCGCCGAGGGCGTCGTGGTGCCGGCCGACCTGGTCGACACCCCGGCGGTGAACCAGGATGTCGGGCTGTCCGACCTCGACCTGGCCATCGCCGAGGTCGACGACCTCACCGCCGTGCAGGAGGCCATGCAGACGGCCCTCACCGCCGTGGGCCTCGACGCCCTCGTGGAGTACGCCATCGACGAGCGCGGCCTCTCGGTGGGCCTGGTCGGGTCCGAGACGTTTTTCGAACCCAATGTCGCCACCCTCAGCTCCCAGGCGGTCTCGGTGCTCGACATCATCGGCCCGGTGCTGGCGGGCAGCCAACGCGAGGTCTCGGTCGAGGGACACGCCGACAGGCACGGGGTGACCATCAACTACCCGACCGACTGGGAGCTCTCCAGCGCCAGGGCCACCCAGGTGCTGCGCCACCTGGTGGAACGCACCGGGGTGGCGCAGGAGCGGATCGGCGCGATCGGCTACGGCTCGGCCCGGCCGGTGGACACCGGCGATGACCTGGCCGCCATGGCTCGCAACCGCCGGGTCGACGTGGTCCTGCTCTCCAACCAGCCCGACAGCGTGCGGGCGCTGATCCCGTCCGTGCTCGATGGCACGGCCGTGCCCGACGAGTCGGCCCCCACGGACAGCACCGCCGTGCACACCAACCCCAAGGACAGCGAAGCCAAGGACAGCACCCCCGCCACCGGCGGCGACACCTCGGCGGTGACCTCCGGGCACTGA
- a CDS encoding flagellar motor switch protein FliM → MTVQEHISSGVPGKPARAVEVYDFSRPTTLARDHARVLELAFETFARQWGTQLTAQVRMISQVTCEQVVMSGYDEYASSLPATTAMVLCTVEGLDAQAVIQFPSAAALYWVAHMLGGTGLPLPPERPFTQIEQALVRRLMDDALEDLRYSLGALLTLPIAVDGIQYNSQFAQAAATSDLMIVASFTIRVGDKTTAATLALPAEALLPQLGEPGPPVSATPPVDLLRAQLGWVPVDVSLRLAHARVLPSAILALAIGDVLAIPHPTHRPLDLVVDGRTLARAAVGSTGSRLACIIIDTEEKTP, encoded by the coding sequence GTGACGGTCCAGGAACATATCAGCAGCGGCGTGCCCGGAAAACCCGCGCGCGCTGTAGAGGTCTACGACTTCAGCAGACCGACGACGCTGGCCCGTGACCACGCCCGGGTGCTCGAGCTGGCCTTTGAGACCTTTGCCCGCCAGTGGGGTACCCAGCTGACCGCCCAGGTGCGGATGATTTCCCAAGTCACCTGCGAACAGGTGGTGATGAGCGGCTACGACGAGTACGCCTCCTCGCTCCCCGCCACGACCGCCATGGTGCTGTGCACCGTCGAGGGCCTCGACGCCCAGGCCGTCATCCAGTTTCCGTCCGCCGCCGCGCTGTACTGGGTCGCCCACATGCTCGGCGGCACCGGGCTGCCCCTTCCGCCGGAGCGGCCGTTCACCCAGATCGAGCAGGCCCTCGTTCGCCGGCTGATGGACGACGCCCTCGAGGACTTGCGGTACTCCCTCGGCGCCCTGCTCACCCTGCCCATCGCGGTGGACGGCATCCAGTACAACTCCCAGTTCGCGCAGGCTGCGGCCACGTCCGACCTGATGATCGTGGCTTCCTTCACTATCAGGGTCGGCGACAAGACCACGGCGGCCACCCTCGCCCTCCCGGCCGAAGCCCTGCTACCCCAGCTCGGCGAACCCGGCCCTCCGGTCTCGGCCACCCCGCCGGTGGACCTGTTGCGCGCCCAGCTCGGCTGGGTGCCCGTGGACGTGTCCCTGCGGCTCGCGCACGCGCGGGTGCTGCCGAGCGCCATCCTGGCCCTCGCGATCGGCGACGTGCTGGCGATCCCGCATCCCACCCACCGACCGCTCGACCTGGTGGTGGATGGCCGCACTCTGGCCCGCGCTGCCGTCGGCTCCACCGGCTCCCGCCTGGCCTGCATCATCATCGACACCGAGGAAAAGACCCCATGA
- the fliO gene encoding flagellar biosynthetic protein FliO, whose product MDTVVVALRVILSLAVVLGLLWVLQRRLTRGAGSRAANVVTVVGRQGLGQKASVVVVDVDGRRFVLGVTEQSISVLHDGETDPAAAVAGGAGISAVRTEGGNDQSAVAFARSLHAASGGPTLVPSDTDTPAEPPLTFRPRRDRSQGGRLGGSILSPSTWQQTAALLRHGR is encoded by the coding sequence GTGGACACCGTCGTCGTCGCCCTGCGAGTGATCCTGTCCCTGGCCGTTGTGCTCGGGCTGCTCTGGGTGCTGCAACGACGCCTGACTAGGGGCGCCGGGTCGCGCGCAGCCAATGTGGTGACCGTCGTGGGCCGGCAGGGCCTCGGCCAGAAGGCCTCAGTGGTGGTGGTGGATGTCGACGGCCGCCGTTTTGTGCTCGGCGTCACCGAGCAGTCGATCAGCGTGCTGCACGACGGCGAGACCGACCCGGCCGCGGCTGTGGCCGGCGGCGCCGGCATCAGCGCCGTGCGCACCGAGGGCGGCAACGATCAGTCGGCTGTCGCTTTCGCCAGGTCGTTGCACGCCGCATCCGGGGGACCGACCCTGGTGCCGTCGGACACCGACACACCGGCAGAGCCGCCGCTGACCTTCCGTCCGCGACGGGATCGCAGCCAGGGCGGTCGGCTCGGCGGCTCCATCCTCTCGCCCTCGACGTGGCAACAGACCGCCGCTCTGCTTCGGCACGGCCGGTGA
- a CDS encoding flagellar FlbD family protein, whose product MIVVTRLNDSQFAINPDLIERIHVNPDTTLVMVDGAKFIVTESLTEVIEKIAAYRARVIGLAYSGTDASTGSTDSNPYTRPDAVVPLRPRRL is encoded by the coding sequence ATGATCGTTGTAACCAGGCTGAATGACAGTCAGTTCGCGATCAATCCTGACCTCATTGAGCGCATCCATGTGAACCCCGACACCACCCTGGTGATGGTCGACGGCGCCAAGTTCATCGTGACCGAGAGCCTGACCGAGGTCATCGAGAAGATCGCCGCCTACCGGGCACGCGTGATCGGACTGGCCTACAGCGGCACCGACGCTTCCACGGGGAGCACAGACAGCAATCCCTACACCCGCCCGGACGCCGTTGTCCCCTTGCGCCCCCGGAGGCTGTAA
- the fliN gene encoding flagellar motor switch protein FliN, whose product MTLQRSASAQSPSAAGGVGVIGSGLSDGVADAAVAALLTVLPTPTILTATVGSGAGVVGRAGGTVHGAVVASFVGATSADLAVVLADPGSLDAAAGAESGLVSRDDIIRPALERAAGVLGLGVLGDARIDDATTLFLDAETVVFELTGGGVTVGWFAIRLRLNSAAAATGDRTVVGNLGRINSVEMALTVEIGRTRMTVRDVLALEPGAVVELDRSVGSPADILLNGRLIAHGEIVVVDQDYAVRITQILDVAESLT is encoded by the coding sequence ATGACGCTTCAGCGCTCCGCCTCCGCCCAGTCACCGTCCGCCGCCGGCGGAGTCGGCGTCATCGGCTCAGGGCTCTCCGACGGAGTCGCGGACGCGGCCGTCGCCGCCCTGCTCACGGTGCTGCCCACGCCCACCATCCTCACCGCGACGGTCGGTTCCGGCGCCGGCGTCGTCGGCCGCGCCGGGGGAACCGTGCACGGTGCCGTCGTGGCCTCGTTCGTCGGCGCCACCTCAGCCGACCTGGCCGTGGTCCTCGCCGACCCCGGCTCCCTCGACGCCGCGGCCGGCGCCGAGAGCGGCCTCGTCTCGCGAGACGACATCATCCGCCCGGCCCTCGAGCGCGCTGCCGGCGTGCTCGGCCTCGGTGTGCTGGGCGACGCCCGGATCGACGACGCGACCACCCTGTTCCTCGATGCGGAGACCGTGGTCTTCGAGCTCACCGGCGGCGGCGTCACCGTCGGCTGGTTCGCGATCCGGCTGCGCCTGAACAGCGCGGCCGCCGCAACCGGCGACCGCACCGTGGTCGGCAACCTCGGCCGTATCAACAGCGTCGAAATGGCCCTCACGGTCGAGATCGGCCGCACCAGGATGACGGTGCGCGACGTGCTCGCCCTCGAACCGGGCGCCGTGGTCGAACTGGACCGCTCCGTCGGATCGCCCGCCGACATCCTCCTCAACGGCCGCCTGATCGCCCACGGTGAGATCGTCGTCGTCGACCAGGACTACGCCGTGCGGATCACCCAGATCCTCGATGTGGCCGAGAGCCTGACCTAG